Proteins encoded within one genomic window of Cyanobacteriota bacterium:
- a CDS encoding prepilin-type N-terminal cleavage/methylation domain-containing protein: protein MKRNSYGVTLTELLISLVVITISLIPVINYFNATLRQNNEAREMTKIRFLVEEEMEKIISLNYRHPSLEALGNNQGISRFDERDIYLIKTTVLFLDPETGLVPEDYPLRIKDDTNLKQITISAARKDKLGGQVNMVYIKSP from the coding sequence ATGAAAAGAAATTCATACGGAGTCACATTAACAGAATTATTAATCAGCTTGGTTGTCATAACTATCAGTCTAATTCCAGTAATTAATTATTTTAATGCTACTCTTCGTCAAAACAACGAAGCTAGAGAGATGACCAAAATTAGATTTCTCGTTGAAGAAGAAATGGAAAAAATAATCTCGCTCAATTACAGGCACCCAAGTCTTGAAGCTCTTGGCAATAACCAAGGTATTTCTCGTTTCGATGAGCGTGATATATATCTAATAAAAACAACTGTCTTGTTTTTGGATCCAGAAACTGGATTAGTACCTGAGGATTACCCGCTACGAATCAAAGACGATACTAACTTGAAGCAGATTACTATTAGTGCTGCAAGGAAGGATAAATTGGGCGGGCAGGTTAATATGGTGTATATAAAGAGCCCATAG
- a CDS encoding recombinase zinc beta ribbon domain-containing protein, producing the protein GRKVFNQMLEALKAGEADGIIAWNPDRLARNSKDGGEIIYQIDKGAIKDLKFPTYLYDNSPHGKFNLSLAFGFSKLFIDNLVQNVKRGIREKVKRGEYPGLPPRGYINNPKTRGIDIDSSCFDTIKSLLERYSIGASSIPEIRDELFEQSVKSKSGKPLSYNTLGSMLRNSFYYGVFKLKGELHQGSHHAMISKDCFDRIQSRLSNNGRIVDWSKTTRNKKNFLFSELGKCGECGFTIIREYHKKKTGSEFRYYRCSKKSRTCNCKQKAINEKDLAPQIEESLSRVAINDDWYQWSMDVINCWKNEEQGDLHQQIQKHDLLLKENEIKLERLLDLYIEAGLTNEEYKSKRTK; encoded by the coding sequence CTGGTCGCAAAGTATTTAATCAAATGCTTGAGGCTTTGAAGGCTGGTGAAGCAGATGGAATTATTGCTTGGAACCCAGATCGTTTAGCAAGAAACTCCAAAGATGGCGGTGAGATTATTTACCAGATAGACAAAGGAGCCATCAAAGATTTGAAATTTCCTACCTATCTCTATGACAATAGTCCTCATGGTAAATTCAATCTCTCACTTGCATTTGGATTCAGTAAACTATTTATCGACAACCTAGTTCAAAATGTCAAACGAGGTATTAGAGAAAAGGTCAAAAGAGGTGAGTATCCAGGCTTGCCGCCAAGAGGATACATCAATAATCCTAAAACACGTGGCATTGATATTGATTCCAGTTGTTTTGATACGATCAAATCACTTCTAGAAAGATATTCAATTGGAGCTAGTTCCATACCAGAGATTAGAGATGAATTATTTGAGCAAAGTGTTAAATCTAAAAGCGGTAAGCCATTAAGCTATAACACGCTTGGCAGTATGCTTCGCAATAGTTTTTATTATGGAGTGTTTAAGCTCAAAGGCGAGCTTCATCAAGGCTCACATCATGCAATGATCAGCAAAGACTGTTTTGATCGTATACAAAGTCGCCTCTCAAACAATGGGCGAATAGTTGATTGGAGCAAAACAACTAGAAACAAAAAGAACTTCTTGTTTAGCGAGCTTGGCAAATGCGGAGAGTGTGGCTTTACCATAATCCGCGAATATCATAAAAAGAAAACTGGAAGTGAGTTTAGATACTATCGTTGCTCAAAGAAGTCTAGAACTTGCAACTGTAAACAAAAAGCCATTAATGAGAAAGATCTAGCTCCTCAAATTGAAGAATCACTCTCTAGAGTAGCTATCAATGATGATTGGTATCAGTGGAGTATGGATGTCATCAATTGCTGGAAGAATGAAGAGCAAGGTGATCTTCATCAGCAAATCCAAAAACATGATCTATTGCTGAAAGAGAACGAGATTAAACTTGAAAGACTACTAGATCTCTATATAGAAGCTGGTCTGACTAATGAAGAATATAAATCCAAAAGAACAAAATAA